Proteins encoded within one genomic window of Bemisia tabaci chromosome 2, PGI_BMITA_v3:
- the LOC109040044 gene encoding vesicular acetylcholine transporter isoform X2, protein MESPTNPLRIAWAYVSKLNIPAFNLTVGEVTEILWEKSQEPKSQRKLILVIVSIALLLDNMLYMVIVPIIPDYLRYIGAWGTADWVNGTPPTYEPHKPLHRSHEGQDSATGILFASKAIVQLMINPFSGALIDRIGYDLPMMIGLCIMFLSTAVFACGRSYGVLFFARSLQGVGSAFADTSGLAMIADRFTEENERSQALGIALAFISFGSLVAPPFGGALYQFAGKEIPFLILAFVCLADGIMLLLVMKPLKEQLKEHDKSEQSPTIPIWRLFIDPYIAVCAGALMMSNVALAFLEPTISLWMEDNLTSDKWKIGMIWLPAFFPHVFGVILTVKMAKKYPSYQWLMVAFGLVLEGLCCLMIPFSTSYIFLMVPICGICFGIALVDTALLPTLGYLVDVRYVSVYGSIYAIADISYCLAYATGPIIAGNIVEAIGFTALNFLIAISNVAYAPVLMYLRNIYDFKPFENEANILMSDPPDKQYQTYTMHDQRPVTEDYKNHLQHTSNYNYEEQETSLDTNTTVSYNQYNQRVPDGNSYTGNRPLIKATRRMLKCIRRKQSLLVDPPPRIPSELSLRVKLRVVTRSDNIRSLMDSIL, encoded by the coding sequence ATGGAGTCACCCACGAACCCGCTGCGAATAGCATGGGCCTACGTCTCCAAGCTCAACATCCCCGCCTTCAACTTGACCGTCGGCGAGGTGACGGAGATACTATGGGAGAAGTCCCAGGAGCCCAAATCCCAGCGCAAGCTCATCTTGGTGATAGTGTCGATAGCCCTTCTTCTGGACAACATGTTGTACATGGTAATAGTGCCTATCATCCCGGACTACCTGCGCTACATCGGGGCCTGGGGGACGGCGGACTGGGTCAACGGGACGCCCCCTACCTACGAGCCCCATAAACCCTTGCACAGGAGCCACGAGGGCCAGGACTCCGCGACGGGTATCCTCTTCGCGTCGAAGGCCATCGTCCAGCTCATGATCAACCCCTTTTCAGGCGCGCTTATCGACCGGATTGGCTACGATCTGCCCATGATGATCGGTCTCTGCATAATGTTCCTATCGACAGCCGTCTTTGCGTGCGGTCGGAGCTACGGCGTTCTCTTCTTCGCCCGGAGTTTGCAAGGCGTCGGCTCTGCCTTCGCCGATACTTCCGGGTTAGCCATGATCGCCGATCGCTTCACCGAAGAGAACGAGCGATCCCAGGCTCTCGGTATCGCCCTCGCGTTCATCAGCTTCGGGAGCTTAGTGGCGCCACCTTTCGGCGGAGCTCTCTACCAGTTCGCCGGGAAGGAGATCCCGTTCCTCATCTTGGCCTTCGTCTGCCTCGCCGATGGGATCATGCTCCTCTTGGTTATGAAACCGCTCAAGGAGCAGCTCAAAGAGCACGACAAGTCGGAGCAGTCGCCGACGATCCCCATCTGGCGGCTCTTCATCGACCCGTACATCGCCGTCTGCGCGGGAGCCTTGATGATGTCCAACGTGGCTCTCGCGTTCCTCGAGCCGACCATCTCTTTATGGATGGAGGACAACCTAACGTCAGACAAGTGGAAGATCGGTATGATATGGCTGCCGGCGTTCTTCCCCCACGTCTTCGGCGTTATCCTAACCGTCAAGATGGCAAAGAAATACCCCAGCTACCAATGGCTCATGGTAGCCTTCGGCTTAGTTCTAGAGGGTCTTTGCTGCCTTATGATACCGTTTTCTACTTCTTACATATTCCTCATGGTGCCCATTTGTGGGATTTGTTTTGGTATAGCTTTGGTAGACACCGCGCTACTTCCTACTCTAGGTTATCTCGTCGACGTCCGGTACGTGTCTGTCTACGGTAGTATCTACGCAATCGCGGATATATCTTACTGTTTAGCCTACGCCACCGGCCCTATCATAGCCGGGAACATAGTCGAAGCAATCGGTTTCACCGCACTAAACTTCCTTATAGCTATTTCCAATGTTGCTTACGCACCTGTGCTCATGTATCTTAGGAACATTTACGACTTCAAGCCGTTCGAGAACGAGGCGAATATTCTAATGTCTGATCCTCCCGATAAACAGTATCAGACGTACACGATGCACGATCAGAGACCTGTGACGGAGGATTACAAAAACCACCTCCAACACACCAGTAACTACAATTACGAGGAACAGGAAACGAGTCTCGACACTAACACGACTGTCTCGTACAACCAGTATAACCAAAGGGTTCCTGACGGTAACAGCTACACAGGCAACCGGCCTCTTATCAAAGCAACCAGGCGCATGCTGAAGTGTATCAGACGCAAACAGAGCCTATTGGTAGACCCTCCGCCACGAATCCCTTCCGAGCTGAGCCTGAGAGTCAAGCTCCGAGTAGTAACCCGTTCAGACAATATTAGATCCCTGATGGACTCCATTTTGTGa